From a single Callithrix jacchus isolate 240 chromosome 5, calJac240_pri, whole genome shotgun sequence genomic region:
- the SLC13A2 gene encoding solute carrier family 13 member 2, which yields MATCWQALWAYRSYLIVLLLPILLLPLPILIPSKEAYCAYTIILMALFWCTEALPLAVTALFPIVLFPMMGIVDASEVAIEYLKDSNILFVGGLLVAIAVEHWNLHKRIALCVLLIVGVRPALLILGFMLVTAFLSMWISNTATSAMMVPIAHAVLDQLHSMQTSGDVEEGSNNPTFELQEPSPQKEVTKLDNGQALPVASAPPEGRTHHSKEHLRISQCMSLCVCYSASIGGIATLTGTTPNLVLQGQVNSLFPENGNVVNFASWFSFAFPTMIILLLLAWLWLQILFLGFNFRKNFGFGENTQERQQAAYSVIQTEHRLLGPMTFAEKAVSILFVILVLLWFTREPGFFLGWGNVAFPNAKGESMLSDGTVAIFIGIIMFIVPSKFPGLTQDPENPGKLKAPPALLNWKTVNQKMPWNIVLLLGGGYALAKGSERSGLSEWLGNKLTPLKSVPSPAIAFILCFIVATFTECTSNVATTTIFLPILASMAQAICLHPLYVMLPCTLAASLAFMLPVATPPNAIVFSFGGLKVLDMARAGFLLNIIGVLVITLAVNSWSIPIFNLHSFPSWAQSTNTTAHCLPSLANTTMPSP from the exons GAGGCCTATTGCGCGTACACCATCATCCTCATGGCGCTCTTCTGGTGCACTGAGGCCCTTCCCCTGGCTGTCACCGCCCTCTTCCCCATTGTCCTGTTCCCTATGATGGGCATTGTGGACGCCTCTGAG GTCGCCATCGAGTACCTGAAGGACTCCAACATCCTGTTTGTCGGGGGGCTGCTGGTGGCCATCGCGGTGGAACACTGGAACCTGCACAAGCGCATCGCCCTCTGTGTGCTCCTCATTGTTGGGGTGCGGCCAGCCCT GCTAATCCTGGGCTTCATGCTGGTCACGGCATTCCTGTCCATGTGGATCAGCAACACAGCCACCTCGGCCATGATGGTGCCCATCGCACACGCCGTCCTAGACCAACTGCACAGCATGCAAACCAGCGGGGATGTCGAGGAGGGCAGCAACAACCCCACCTTTGAGCTCCAGGAACCAAGTCCCCAGAAGGAGGTGACCAAGCTTG ATAATGGGCAGGCCCTCCCTGTCGCTTCTGCTCCTCCAGAGGGGAGGACACATCACAGCAAGGAGCATCTCCGCATCAGCCAGTGCATGAGCCTGTGCGTGTGCTACTCTGCCAGCATTGGGGGCATTGCCACGCTGACCGGCACCACGCCCAACCTGGTGCTGCAAGGCCAGGTCAACTC GCTCTTCCCTGAAAATGGCAACGTGGTGAACTTCGCCTCCTGGTTCAGCTTCGCCTTCCCCACCATGATCATCTTGCTGCTGCTGGCCTGGCTGTGGCTGCAGATTCTCTTTCTAGGATTCAA CTTCCGGAAGAACTTTGGCTTTGGGGAAAACACGCAGGAACGACAGCAAGCAGCCTACAGCGTCATCCAGACCGAGCACAGGCTGCTGGGCCCCATGACCTTCGCAGAAAAGGCGGTCAGCATCCTGTTTGTCATCCTGGTGCTGCTCTGGTTCACCCGGGAGCCAGGATTTTTTCTTGGCTGGGGCAACGTGGCTTTTCCCAATGCCAAAGGGGAGAG CATGTTGTCCGATGGGACAGTGGCCATCTTCATCGGCATAATTATGTTCATCGTACCTTCCAAGTTCCCAGGGCTGACCCAGGACCCAG AAAACCCAGGGAAGCTGAAggcccctcctgccctcctcaaCTGGAAGACAGTGAACCAGAAGATGCCCTGGAATATCGTGCTCTTGCTGGGTGGTGGCTATGCTCTGGCCAAGGGCAGTGAG CGATCGGGCCTGTCAGAGTGGCTGGGAAACAAGCTGACCCCACTGAAGAGTGTGCCATCTCCAGCCATCGCCTTCATCCTCTGCTTCATCGTGGCCACCTTCACCGAGTGCACTAGCAACGTGGCCACCACTACGATCTTcctgcccatcttagcctccatG GCCCAAGCCATCTGCCTCCACCCTCTCTACGTCATGCTCCCCTGCACTCTGGCCGCCTCACTGGCCTTCATGCTGCCTGTGGCCACCCCGCCCAATGCCATCGTCTTCTCTTTTGGGGGACTCAAAGTGTTGGATATG GCCCGGGCAGGATTCTTGCTCAACATCATTGGGGTCCTGGTCATCACACTGGCCGTCAACAGCTGGAGCATTCCTATCTTCAACCTACACTCCTTCCCCTCCTGGGCACAGTCAACCAATACCACAGCCCACTGCctgcccagcttggccaacaccaccatgccaagcccctAG